AAACCGCCTTTcctattaatttaattttctcctctctttccttcctccaccTTTAAAATCCCCACTTCAAACCGACcttccaccaccaccaccacgaAAACCCCCCCTCCGCCTTCAAATTCCGGCCAAACTCTACCGCCATGAACGGCCACAAGCGAAACCCCACCACCGCCACCAACAGCAGTCCCGTCGGCAGCCCCACCTCTGGCAACATCTCAGACAGCTCCACGAAAGAACAAGACCGTTTCCTTCCGATCGCAAACGTGAGCCGAATAATGAAAAAATCCCTTCCGCCGAACGCGAAAATCTCGAAAGAGGCGAAAGAGACCGTACAAGAATGCGTGTCGGAGTTCATCAGCTTCATCACCGGTGAGGCCTCGGACAAGTGCCAAAGGGAAAAACGGAAGACGATCAACGGCGACGATTTGCTCTGGGCCATGACCACTCTGGGATTCGAAAATTATGTCACCACTTTGAAGACTTACCTCAACAAATacagagaaacagaggagGAGAAGCATTCTTTGGCCAGACAGGACGATCACTCCCCGTCTCCTGCAAAATCCACGGCGGCGGTCTGTCCAGCCGAACCGATTATTGGCGGGAAATCGGCCAATTCCGTGATGGATTTTCAGAATTTAAATTCTGGGTTTTATTCACTCGGGGCTCATAATCATAATC
This DNA window, taken from Cucurbita pepo subsp. pepo cultivar mu-cu-16 unplaced genomic scaffold, ASM280686v2 Cp4.1_scaffold004510, whole genome shotgun sequence, encodes the following:
- the LOC111787045 gene encoding nuclear transcription factor Y subunit B-3-like (The sequence of the model RefSeq protein was modified relative to this genomic sequence to represent the inferred CDS: added 32 bases not found in genome assembly), which encodes MNGHKRNPTTATNSSPVGSPTSGNISDSSTKEQDRFLPIANVSRIMKKSLPPNAKISKEAKETVQECVSEFISFITGEASDKCQREKRKTINGDDLLWAMTTLGFENYVTTLKTYLNKYRETEEEKHSLARQDDHSPSPAKSTAAVCPAEPIIGGKSANSVMDFQNLNSGFYSLGAHNHNHNHHQGNQKSYHIIDGVGFGESLRGKYEWSP